The window gaatatatatacttaattaCATAAGGAAATTCAGTATAAAAAGGTAAATTAATAAACTGATACGTTTTCTCTCGAAACATTTCCAAATCGATGATTATGCTTCTTTTTCCCTCTCCCTTTTGAAACATTTCCAAATTAATAAAACCACATTTCAACTGAGACGcgccttttttatttaattatcaaGTTGCTAAAGTCGAATGGAGAATTTCAATACGGTTTGATAACTTTTCTCGGAAATAACACGAATATGAAAGAATTAAGCAACAACTTAAACATGGCTCCACTTGAATCTGTATCGACCTAAGTAAACATACACCTTCGCCCGAGATTTTCACACGCAAATCTGATTTTGTTGCAAACATATTCCACATATATTATAAGATAAAATTTGAGataataaatcaataaaataagcCAACTAATTATTATCATgactataatataatattttaacaGGGATATTTCACCAAGAAATTAGCAATCGTTCTAAAACGACACCGCACTTCGGTGAACCGGGCCGCACGGACCCAGATTAGTGGAGCGAGGGCGCATTTACGGTTTTGTCCTCACATTGTTAAAATATTTACTAGAATGAACTGACCCGAAGCCGAACGTTAAATCCGCCCTTCTCTCTATCtcgtttctctctcttcttggTCTCCTCCTCCATATATAAACTTCCGTTTCCCGGCGAATTGAGAAAGGAGAGAACAGAACTCCATAGCCTTCCCTTCCCCTTCCCCAAGCCCCCAGAAGCGAAAATTCCCTTTCGCCGAGAAAGATCGAGCCCCAAGAGATTGATTCGATCCCTGGAGAGGGATTCTTCTTCGTCTGTCGTCCTGTCAATCTCTCTTGCTTGCTTGCTGGGTTGGTTGTGTGGTGAAGCTCGAGTCTTGAGAGCTTCGTCTGTCCGGTAATGGTGTGTACTGCCGAGGGCTCGGGGGAGCGAGACATCAGTGAGCGAGCGGCGGCTTCGATGGCCATGGGCCCCGAGAGATCGCGGCCCCTCCACAACTTCTCCCTCCCCCGCCTCAAGTGGGGCCGCCAGCTCCACATGCGCTGCGTGAAGATCGACTCCCTCGCCGGCTTCCGAGCCCCCTGGACGGCGCTGGGGCCTGACATCTCCCCGACGCGGTCGGTCTCCGGGGAGGAGCGGCGGAGGGCTGGGGATGCCGTGGTTCCGAAGTTGGGGATCGGTGGGGTGATCGACTGCGACAGCGAGATCAGGGAGGTGAGGGAGAAGTACTTGAGTGATCTGAAGGAGGAGATTTGCAAGATGACGGACAGCTACCTCCGTCAGGGAGCGGTCTCCGGCGAGGCGGCGGACCAGGGCAAAGAGGACAACCTGGTTAGGCCGTGGAATCTGAGGACGAGGAGGGCCGCTTGTAAGGCACCGTTCGGTGGGCCCGACGGAGGGAAAGCTGGGGCTACTCCCTCCCCGCAGAGGAGCGAGGGCGGCAACAGCAACGGCAACGGCTTCATGCTGAAGACGGGGCTGAGGAGTGgggtggagaagaagagggaggAGCGGGCCAAGTTCTTCCCGACGCTGAAGAGGAAGGAGGTGGAGGACGACTTCATGATGATGACGGGTCATCGGCCTCCGAGGAAGCCCAAGAAGCGGCCGAGGGCTGTTCAGAAGCAACTGGATGTGAGTTGAATGAAATTTCCCGTTTCTCGAATTCGAGTTCTTCATACTCCATAGTGTCTGATTTAATCGGATTCCATTGTTTCTTGAGACTGATTTGATATCTGTTTCTTCCGCAGATGCTGGTACCTGGTTTATGGTTgacggaggtgactgtggatTCATACAAGGTTCCTGAGATTCCCGACAATGCTAAGGTAATTTGATGGCGCAGAGACCAGCTGTAAAAATTTCTTAGTTCATGTTGAAAATTTGTGAACTTTTACTGTCCGATCGAGCGAGATGCTGTCAGATCAAACTCTTCCCCTTCTCTTGAATTTCCACTGATTGACAATAGGAAGATTTTCAGTTTCCTTTTGCATCTGCGATCTTATACAGTTGTATTGATTTGTTAAGTCTTGCTCGTGCTAATCTGATATATCCTGCTCTTATTGAATTTGCAGAGGTAGTCGATGGAGTCGCTGCATACATTAGGATTACTGGAGGTTTCTTCTAGCTGACTGCTGGTAACATGTTGACAGATCAACTTTCCAAAGTGGAAATATGATATGAATGCTGATTGTCTCTCCTCTTAAGGGCTTGACGCAGTTGGTTCGGGAtgctaatttttttgtttctttagtTTAAATTCATATAAGTTTCGGTTGAACGCAATAAGCCTGTCTTTAGGAAGAATGGGTAGTGCACTGTTAGTTGAGGGGGAATACTTTTGACAATGGGATGTTCTCTGGCTTCCTTTTGTTCTTCATAATAAGATGCATATATTTCAGTTTAACATGACTCTTCACTTCTCTTTGCTGCTGTGTATGAATCACTGATATTATTATCAGGGAATCGATCTGTTTTAGCCAAAACAATCAAGAGGGCGTCTGGGAAACTCTATGAGAACGTTACATCTAGCTATTTCTGCTGTGTAGTTTCCTCCGGCATCAGTCGGAAAAAGCTTTTGCTTGCtcagaattttttaaattctcaATTCTTGTGGAATGTAGGCAATCATGAGACTGTTTGTACTGCTACATCAGAAGCTTGTGCTCTTCTGATCTGCTGGATAGGGCCAAACTCTGGTTATTCATGGCTCTCTTTGCTCAACGACTGGGTTTGATTTCAGCGTCAAACCAGAGCTCACTCGTGCTAAATAATACGTACGGCTCTCCTCTTTCTGCTATTGGTACATTTTGCCTTCTGCTGGAATCGAGTTTAGAAAGTTGAACAAGTAGCCAAATAGTTGTGCAGTCAATTGATACTAAAATCCTTCAGTGTAACTAGCTTGCACTTTCACTATCTGCAAATTCTTGCACAGAAGCTTTTGCTGTTTCTACCTGGTTAAGGTGAGTTTTCACATTCTCCTGATTTTGCTTGAAGTTGATTATTGTAGACAAAATCTAAGAATGATCTACTTAAATACTTCACCAGTAGATCTAGTTGGGTTCATTTTGAAATCGTAAGATCATTTTGATACTCAACAAAAGAACTTCCCGCCGGTTGCCTTCTCTCTGTTCCATCGTTTGCTTGAAAAGTGGAGCGACATTCAACAATGAGGCAAAATTTATACGTCAGATCCTCCGTAATTAGGTACTTCCACACGTTTCGATGATATACTAGTAAGAAAAGGCTTGAGTCACTCGGGAATAGCAGAGCGGGGATCCGTGGATGCAACTGCTTCAATAGATGGGAACTAGAAAGCTTAGCCTTTGATCGATGTTTGATGTCGACTGGACAAAGCACTGTTATCGTGAAAAAGTCGAGAAAAAAGgggttaaaattaaaagatggAACTTTCGTTCTCGTCGACCATCACTCGATAGACTGATACTTCTACTCATTTCATTCCAAACATGCGATGGACCAATACTACTACTCATTTCTTCGAAGTATCTTCGTTCTTCTCTGGCCACCTGAATCCAACTGAGGTATGGTAAAGTTGTGCTTGACTATCAAAGGATGAAATTTGATTTGTCCCTTTATTACCATAATCTAAGATCAGTTATGTTTGTTCATGTCGAAAATCGCCGATGGGTAAATAATGAGAAAACCAAGCGTGCCAGGGTGCGATCCCAAGTAAGTAGAAACCAACACAATATATGCCAACCCCACCGATATAGAGTGTCGTACTATGGCCTTGAGAGTTCGTGGGACTGAATGGCGGCTGGGTTTCAAGTAAGTGAAGCATACGGTTGAATGCGCTTAAGACGATCTGTGGCTCGGGGATTTAGCTGCCATGAGTTCTCCCCTATTTCTTCGTGCTATGTTGAATCACGGCTACTATGACCGTGCAAAGGATGGTTCTCGGCCTTCAATGAACGAAAAGAAGGAATCTAGGCTGGAACCTAGACTCGATGGAATAGACGGTCCGAAAGTCGATCCTAAGAATGATGCAACCACGAACTCCGAAAGATTTGTAGCTCGTGGATCTCAGCCTCGTAAAGCCAAGAGAGGTCGCACCTAGGTCCGAAAACCTAGGCTCGGGTGGAAACCAGTTCCTTGCCATAAAGCTCGAAAAGGGGTAGAAAGATAGGTGCCTAATGACCAGCGGTTGCAAAGAATTAAATGTGCATGGTATTAAAGTGCTAGAAATGTAGATATTGAAGGTGTGATAATGTAAGTGCGGCGAAAGTAAAGTGTTAATAGTTGTGCTGAAGGGGGTTACAATGAACTAGAAGACACGTACATATATGCGTGTACATTAAGCCCTATGCGTGTACATTAAGTCATAGGGAATATATTGTAATCAGATACACTGAAGATCATTCACCGAAACTCTAATAATAAGCATTCCAAACATATTCATGAAAATTTGAAGAGGATGAGTACAACATATAAGTATCTCGAAAAGCCCCTTGAACGCAAAAGACTCACTCCGTTTAACATTCGCTGTAATTGATGGAACTTCATTGATTGTGGCCTTCGAAGATTCTTCCCTTTGAGGAATAACAGCATGAATTGTCTCGCATTCTCCTTGCTCGGATATGCCCTTCTTCAATGTAGCTTGGACTTAACCTTGGGAAGTTCGGCCAAAGTGAAAGGTTCGACCACGACCATTTGAACATTGTTTGATTTAGCCTCTAGATGCTACAAATTAGCCGTAGAAACCTTTGGACAAGCTGCAACATTCAATTGAGCGACCATCAATCTCTCAGCTTGACGACGTCGTTGAGCATGACACTTTTGCGTCCTTGTAAGTTGTTTTGATCTTTTTGAATGTACCACCTTTCGCCATTCGTATTTGGGTATATTCATGAGTGATACAACGAGTCAATCCTTCGTCAGGATGCATCAAATCATCATCAGGAAACTCCCCGGCCATTCGGTCGAGTTTTCACCTAGAGTCCGAAGTTGCATCTCGGCTCTACAAGGATGGATTTTTCCATAATTTGTAGTTCTGGTTAGGGGTTTTTCTGTGGAGTAAACATCATGGGAAGCTCGATTTGCTTCCTTCACTCTACTAAGTTTTTGCCCGGCCTCTTGAGCGGTGCTCAAAGATGCATTCCCAAACTGAAAAACACTGTTTCAGGTCGTGTGGACAGCTCTTTTAAGCTCTCGAGCATCATCAGCGGAACTAAACGCTCCCCTTTGTGAACCGAGCTAACATATTGCATGATTTTGCACATGGGCTAAACCTTCACATTTCGCAGCCTCAAGCCCCGGGAATTGCGGCCATCATTGCTCAACTTCCGAGGCATAGGTTTGGATATATACTCAAGCCCGAGCTTTGCTTGAAGAACCAAAATCAGCATTGTAAGTAACTTTTTGAGCATTATAATTCACATACGTCGAgttttgatgcaaaaaatcaGCCTCAAACTCGACCCCGGAAAGCTCGAGCTTTTACTTCTTAACTCTATAGGCGCAAGCTGAGGAAGAAACTCGATTCCTTGAGCTTTCAAGCAGCTCAAAGCATCGTTAATGAGCTTAGCTTTCAACCTCTTGTCGTTCTCCTTCGAATTCGGGCTTCTTAAATCATTCTCAACCTTGGGTTATTTCTCCAAGGCCGAGTTCTTTAACATGCAATTGTTGCTCAGTGGAGTCCACTTCGAGATCCACTTTTATAAAGGATGGGGCTGATTAGGTTGGCGAGCCTTGCTTTCCCAAGCCGGCCATGGTGAAGTCGACGGCTTAATCATCTCTTGTAGAACTAACTTTGGACAAGCCACACATAACTTCTTCTCATCATTTAGCTTACGAAGAAGCCGTGTTACCTTCTCGATAGCCTCTATAGAGATGTCATGTTTCGGCTTCCGCATTGAGGAACTCGGCCTCAACTTAGTGGCGCCGACAAGAATCTATTCGGTGGACAGGAATAGTCATATATTAACTTCCATGGGCTTCTCTTTGTTGCCCTCGCTTGCTTTCATTGATGAAGTGAAATAAATTACATCCTCAAGATTTAATTTAGCTACCGACTCCTTGATTGGCATTAGCTTGATCTTAAAGATTAGCTCGAGAATATTGTTGCTCAGCCTCTTCTTCATGTTAGCACTCTATTTTAGTGTCATTAACTCCCCAAGGCTCGAGTACATAAACTCCCAATAAGAGCCGAGAAGAGTTCGTTGCGTTTAGCTCTTATGGTGAAATAGGCGTTGGCGAAACAATCTTGTCTTGTGTCAATAGTCTATGATCGGTTGTTTATTCTTCAAATGGATGTTCCTCACATGATGGCGCTAAAGAAACTTGCTCACTATCATCACCTAATAGTTTAGCCAAATCAACTCGTCATGCCAAACTTGATTCGGCCGCTAACTCCACGAGAGGCTGAGTTGGCTGATCCACCCTACCCTCGAGCGTCGGTCGTGAAAATTATGATCGACTTCTTCCTTCGGTGAAGATGGTGGCGATGACGGAGTGGATGATGCTTGCACCAGAGCCTGAGATGTAGATGAAGGCTAAGCCAGTATTGGAAGTTGAGCCAACACAAGAGGCCGAGATGTAGACGGAGGGTGAGCCAATATTGGAAGATGAGTTGGTTCATCCACCTTACTCCTCGAGCGTCAgtcatgaaaattttgaatgaaattcGCCAAGATGTAGGCGAATGTGCTTGTTATAAACATGATTGAATCGGGTGGGTTCGTACAAATGATAGATTTTGCGGGTTTGGCTGCAATTGCTAAAACTGCAAAATTTGCCACCATGATAGAAATTACCATTGTTGTACTTGTGGTGTAGGTTGCCACGATTAATAAGTTGCGGTAGGCGGTTAAGAGTAAGGCTGCATCGAGTACCTCGTCGTTGCTTGTTGTGGATAAACCTCTAGCGAGGCTGAGTAGCTAGTTGATGATGCCGCATAACTAACCACTTGTGGCTGTGAATAGTCGTAATGATTGGATGACTGCAAATAGCCAATCGACGACGAAGGTAAATAAGTATAATCAGAATTTGACAATGGCGAATAGTCGGTTGATGAGAATAGTGACGAATAAGTCGAAGACAGTGAATTTCCAGTCGCTGGCGTCGAAAAGTAATAGGTCATATTGAATTGTCGATCGATGATGTCGAAAAATAGTAACCATACTCTATGATAGTAAAAGCACGAATTTAGTGTGTCCCACTGGGCGTTGCCAAATTGTTTGTTCACATAAAAAATTGTTGATGGGTAGATGATGAGAAAACTAGGCGTGCCAGTATGCTATGCCAAGAAAATAGAAACCGACGCGACACCAACCAGCCCTATTGATACTGAGTATCGTACCATGACCAATAGAGTCCGCGGGACTGAATGGCGACTGGGTTTCAAGTAAGTAAAGTGGACGATTGAATGCGCCTCAAATGATCTTGCGGCTCAGGGATTTAGTTACTATGAGTTCTCCACTATTTCTTCATGCTTTGTTGAAGCACGGCTACTATGATCGTGCAAAGGATGGTTCTTGGCCTTCAATGACCGAAAAGAAGGAATCTAGGCCGGAATCTAGATTTGATGGAATAGACGGTTCGAAAGTCGGTCCTAAAAATAGTGCAACCATGAACCCCAAAAGATTCGTTGCTCATGGATCTTAGCCTCGTAAAGCCAAGAGAGGTCGCACCTAGGTCCGAAAACCTAGGCTCGGGTGGAAACCAGCTCCTTGCCATAAAGCTCGAAAATGGGTAGAAGTATGCCAAATGACCAGCGGTTGCAAGGAATGAAAGGTGCACAATATTAAAGTGCTGGAATGGTAGATACTGAATGTGCGATAATGTAAGCACACCGAAAATAAAATGctagaaagaaaagatagaaaaaaCGCAGTGCGATTGATAATTGTGCTGAAGGGGGGCTACAATGAACTAAAAGGCAAGTACATATATGCGTGTATATTAAGCCTTAGGGAATATATCGTAATCAGATACGCTTATAAAATACGATATGAAAATCTTATTCAAAAGATAAATTGACAACTTAATCTGCCTAAATTGcctaaaaataatatattaaataaaatcggAGGAGAATCTTACTCATTCAACTTCCTAAAATCAAAGATAACACAAGGTATTAATTGCGTTGTTTCCTCTTTCGCTGGGCGTCGGCGATACGGTACGGCCCGTAACGGTTATTTTAAAATGCAATTAGCCTCGTAGAAATAGTCATGGCAGGTTCCTCTTCCGTGTCGGCTGGTGTTGACCGTTGGTAAAAGTGGGCATACGAATTTGACCTGACATCTGCTCACGTGGCAACTGGAACGTTGACTTTACAGCGACTAGTGTCATGAGCAAAATGTCCTATACAATTCTCGAGTTATTTCACTTTACATCGGAGGGAGGTTTTACAGtcattaatttgaaaaaaagaaaaaaaaggtactGAGCTTATTCTCCTAAAATGGTTacatttgttcttcaagaaGATAGAAAGTTGAATCGATAATCAAATACTATACTAACTAACTATATAACCCACGCGATCCACGTGCATTTATTGACATTATTgatatcattaattttataatgtaaaaaattagaaataaataaattttttggaAATAGTAATATTAATTGATACTAGTGAATAAATTGTAAAAGTTTAATTCagaatatataaattgtaaaaaacTCATCgggaatatataataaaattgtaaatatattatgaaacttagggaaaaattaaagaaaaaatgttTAAGTTTATATTAAAGGGGAGACTCGAAGAGACAGCTAACCGCGAGTGAGGATCACGAATAAAAGAATTTCGTGAGTCTACGCGGAAAGCTTTCGTTACACGAACATAACAATCTTGTGAGAATAgtttgaattatatatatatagattaatctATCGAAAAAAATACTATACTAATTAAGATTCAGAAACACCCATAATTTGTTATAACTAGAAAATGAGCTTGCCCTACGTGTGGAATTTAAGACATATTTGCTGTTCACGTCAAAATCGTACGACCACCTAATTGGCTACACGTGGGATGATCCAAGCATGTTGGGAAGCGATTCCAAGATTCGAGACATGCCACTAGCTGGTCATGCCGATGCAAAGCGTGTACCATGGCCTAGATGTCCGTGGGATTGATTGTTGACTAAGTTTAAATTCAAGTAATTATTTGCGTTTCATATGATAACACGGCTCAGGAATTTAGACGTTTAGGATTCTCCACCAATTTTCTATTCCCGAACACGAACACGAGTCTGAAAATAATAAAGCGGGTGCTCAATTAATATTCGGCTGGGATTTGGGTTGCAGACAGAGAAGGTTCCCTTAAATAAGTGTACCCAAGATCCTTAGAGTAGCCTCGGTAAGTGTTGCCGAAGAAACTTTGATCCTCGCCTTGAAAGCTTGGAAGCTCCAAACACGAAAGTAGCTTTGATCCACGGCGAATTGGTAAAGGAAAAGTATGGAAATTGAACGATGTGACAAAGTAAGGTGTGATAAACGAAAGTGCTGGTAAGATAAAGTGAGTTAAACTAAAGTGCGATAAATGGAAGATAGAATGAAAAGTACGGGTTTGATTGACTGATATAGAAAGAATTATAACGAATTCGAAGACATGTATATATAGGTGATACAATGAAACCCTAAAGAATCTTTTCAAATGGATACGATTATAATATTGAGATCGAGATATTATTCAAATTGGAAATAACTATCTAGCCTACAGAGAATGCCTAAAAGATCAAATATCAAACCATATCGGATAATTATCTAACATATTGGCTTCCTATAATCAAAGATAACACAAGATAACGCTAGAATATTGCTTCCTTGGTCCTAAGTAAATCGGTTCCCACAAAAAATGCAATCTTCCACCGCCTCCCTGTTGCATGCATGTACGTCCAAGACACATCCTTCATGATGGACCCTTGATAATGGACCTCCCATTCTGACCATTTTTCTCCACTTAGGCTAGCAATCAATTCAGCCCATGCACAAATAATCACGGCCCGTCTACCAAACTCAGACCCATCCGTCCCTAAAGCTCAAGAGAATTGATCGGTACTTACATCACGGCTCGGCAAACTTTATGAATTACGGCAAATGGGTGTAAACACTTGCAAATCAAGGTCAATCACACATGCTTATTTTTTCTGGGTGGATGTATTGGGCCTCAATAACGCGTTGTTAATAAGACCTCAGGAATAAAAGTTAGATCACACAAAAGAGAAGATTTAGGTAAAATTGAAGTAACAATTTAATTTATCGATAATTCAGGAAACTTTAACTAGTCTACGCCCATGCACACACTTTAAGTAAGTGCGTCGGAATGAAGTCCAAATGTAATGCCCGAGAACTT of the Punica granatum isolate Tunisia-2019 chromosome 6, ASM765513v2, whole genome shotgun sequence genome contains:
- the LOC116212549 gene encoding uncharacterized protein LOC116212549; translated protein: MVCTAEGSGERDISERAAASMAMGPERSRPLHNFSLPRLKWGRQLHMRCVKIDSLAGFRAPWTALGPDISPTRSVSGEERRRAGDAVVPKLGIGGVIDCDSEIREVREKYLSDLKEEICKMTDSYLRQGAVSGEAADQGKEDNLVRPWNLRTRRAACKAPFGGPDGGKAGATPSPQRSEGGNSNGNGFMLKTGLRSGVEKKREERAKFFPTLKRKEVEDDFMMMTGHRPPRKPKKRPRAVQKQLDMLVPGLWLTEVTVDSYKVPEIPDNAKR